The sequence GCGCCGCCGCCTTTATGATCGAATCACCTCTGGCCACGAAGGACTGAGTGAACACCGAGCCTTTCAGTGTTTTGTCCCCCGGTATCGCATGGTAATCGGTATGAAAGCGCATATCGAGCAGAGTGGTTCTGCCATCCGCGACAACCACGTTCGGCACGACCAGCGGTCCGAAGCCAAACGCTCGAGAGACGCCGAAGGTGTGGTTTCCGGCCGGTACATTTCTCAGAAAGACCCGACCGTTGGCCGGCGTCTTGTACCAGTTGGACGGGACCTCGCCCGTCTCCGTTGCCTTCGACCAGTCACCATACCGGCTGGTCCAGTTCATCAGTACGTCACCGCCGACCCCTGGCGTTACCGGGACAGCACTCAGCACTGCCGCGCACGCGACGAGAACGTGTGGGTTCATTTCGCATCTCCGGGAGAATCAGTCGCGACCTTGAGACTGGCCTTCGAGAACAAGCCTTCCATTCCGAAGCCTGGTTGCAGCGAGCGAGCCCGCAAGTACACCGTGATCGTGTCGGCCTCGGCTCTTGCGCGGACCTTCTGGAGCGTCCATTTGTCAGGTGCATACTCGGCCGACGACCAGACGACGGAATCCGTTGAGGCATCGGAACCGCCAAGCGGATCGATTCCCACGAGGGTCGTCTCGTTGACATTACCGTCGTTGAACGGCTCTTTACGGTTGGTCATTGCGCTCAAGAGGTATGTTGTGCCCTTGACCACCGGGACTCTCTGGTATGTCACGACGTCATAGGTTGACCATTGTTGCCAGGCGCTGATGGCGTACGAATCCCCTTTCTTTCCGGGCGATTGGATCGACCAGCGGGCGTTTTGAGCCAAGCCGGCCGTATCCCATCCCGGGCAAAGACCGCCAGACGCGGACGTGCTGGCGACAAAGTCGCCGTTGATCAGCAGATTGCTTTCAGGCGTCAGCGGCTTCACTTCCACCCGGGTGCTGACGGCTTCGGACTTGTTGCCTGCGGCATCGACGAGTTCCACCTGGTACACGTATGTCTGATTCGGCTCGGCTGAGCGATCCACATAGAGGGCCATGCGGCCGGGGCACGAGTAGAGCTTTGCCAGTTGCTTTGTCCTGGTGCCTGCGGAACGGGTAATGGCCGCGCTGTTGACGTCCATGTCGGCAGGGACATCGAAAGAGAGTTGCACCGCTGTTCCCGCCAAGTCCGCGCGGAGATTACGCGCCGAAGGGGGCGGACAGTCATCCGGCTCATACTCGATGATTGTGGCATCCAGGCAACGGTCCGATACCGTCCGGCCATCCATCAGGAACTCGCCGTCCATGAGGTTGCCGGGATGCGTCGTGATGCGGAAGCTCTTTGGCTCTCCAACAATGTCGATGCAGTACTTGCGGCCCGGGACCAGCGGCAGCTCTGCGCGGTCGTACAGCACGGCACGAAGCTCAAATCCGAGGGCTGCGCTTGGAATCATGTCGCTTCCCGATGAAAGTTTCGTGGGGCCCACCTGCCTACCTCCGGGGCCGTCTTCCAGGATCCGGACGGTGTATCGAGTCGTCTGTCGGCGGCCGCCGCCAACCGCCGGGATGAAATCGATCATAGCCAGGCCGGTTCCGCGAGCCACAAAGGTTTGACAGAAACCCGACTTGCACGGACCGAAAAACTCGCCCTCGGCCTTGAAATTGTCAACGATGATACCCGTCCGGTCGGTCACAACGCGTCCGCAAATGATCGCGTCAGTAATCTCCTGGCCGTCGGCGAATGCCATGTGGGTTTTGTCGGCCTTTGTCGTGAGGACGGCCAGTGCCTGGCCATCCTTGCGGCGAACGGTGAGGAAGCAGGTCTTGTCGCGGGCAAGACGGACTTGTCCCGGCGGCCATTGCCCGTCGGCACTATCAGGCCCTATCTGGCGGCCGTCGGGACGGCTTTCGCGCACGGCGTAGATCAGTTCGGTACCTGCGGGTTCGTCCACGTCCAGCCGCGCTCTGCGGACACACTCGCCTCGTGAGACAAAGCTTTGAGCGTAGGTTTTGTGACCTTCAAGTCGTTGTTTGCCGCCGCGAACATCCAAAGGCCACGATTGCAGCAGAAGGACATAAGCCGTCTTGCCGTGCTCGACCGCTACTCCGGGTGAGATCACCGGACCAAGGCCGAAGCGACGCGAGAAACCGACCGTGTAGGTGCCCGGTTCCGAAACGCCGATGCTGAAGTAGCCGCCCATGTCGGTGAAATTGCCGGTGAGGCGGTTTTCTCCAACCCGGCCGGTCCAAACGAACAACTCCTTCCACCCGCCTGTGGGATCGTACAAGCGCCCTCGAATCTCCTCGCCGCATACGGTCGGCGTCGAGAACAGCATGAACCACGGAACAATCGTGATCGGCGACGGAGAAATGCTTATGCGCATGGCTTGAACCTCGATGCCACCTGAAGTACCGAGAGAACCACTGAACGCGGCGCCCCAATGAATACCATCCAACCGCAGATCTCGTCAACAAACCGCCCCGTCGAAGGCGCAGAAACACAACCGCCACCGATCGACTGCGAAGACGGGGCCCATGTTCGGGATACGCTGCTGAGCGGAACGTACCGAGCTCCGTCGGGGCGAGCCGCCATCTCTCGGCAAAGGCAACCGCAGTCGAATTGCTCGGGAGGAGGCGATCCTCGCACGCAAGCCGCATGGCAATCAAAGCGGCGCCTGCTTGCCCGGCGGTTTTGGCTATCCGGATGCTTTTTTCAATTCGTACTTGGTTGGGCCTTGGCCAGGCGTTCGCGGATGTAATCGGCGCGCAGAATGCTGCGCTGCTCACCGTCGAGCCGCTTCCCGCATCGCTTCTGCAGGTGGGCTGACTGGGTGAAGAGGAAGAGATCGTTGATCACGCTGAGATCGATGTGCTTGATGCGCTCCATGACCGCGCCGAGTCGCAGGTGTGACAGCAGGAACAACGCCTCCTCGCTGCTGATGGCCCGTGCATTGGAGAGTATGCCGAACGCCCGCCAGATCTTATCATCGAGGGCGGTCAGCCGATCCTTCTTGAGAGCCTTTCGGGTTTCCTGCTCGTAGCGGACGATGGACGGGATCACGTTGTTCTTGAAATCGGTGAGGATTTCTTCCTCACTTCGGCCGAGGGTTACCTGGTTGGAAACCTGGAAGAAGTCGCCCAGGGCCTCGGTTCCCTCACCGTACAAACCGCGGACCGCCAGACGCATGTCCTTGGCGGCGCGCAGAACCTTTTCGATTTCGTTGGTGATTTTGAGGGCCGGGAGATGCAGCATAACCGAGACCCGCAGACCGGTACCGACGTTGGTCGGGCAGGCCGTCAGGTAGCCATAGTCCTCGTGGAAGGCGAACTTGACGAGCCCCTCCAGAGCGACATCGATGCCGGCAATCTGATTCCAGGCGGCGTCAAGATCCAACCCGTGCCGGAGCACCTGCATCCGCAGATGGTCTTCTTCATTGATCATCAGCGAGATCTGTTCGCTTGCTCCGACCGCCACCCCACGGCTTCCCTCGCCTTCACCGTGCTGCCGGCTGATGAGCTGCCGCTCGACCAGGAATTGTCGATCGATCGGATCGGCTTTCTCGACGTCGATATAGAAGGTCTCGACGCCGAAATCAGCCGAGTCGATGGCCTCGCAGAGTGTCCGGACGATGTCCCGACGTTCGGCGGCACTGGCCTTGGTCAGAAAGCGGAAGCCGCTCAGATTGCGGGCCAATCGAATGCGCGACGAAACGACGACGTCACCGAGGTTTCCCCCGGTCTTCAGCCATTCGCCTGGCGAGTGGAGAAGGTCTTCAATGGTCATTGTGACTGCAGTTCCCCCAGCCGGTCGCGGATCTTGGCGGCCTGTTCGTAGTCCTCACGTTCCACCGCCTCGCGCAGCTCGCGCTGAAGCCGGAATCTCTCCTGTTGAACCGGGTCGATCCGGACCACTTGGCCTGGTGTCTTACCCGTGTGTCGCGTCTGACCGTCCTGTGCCCGCTCGATGATGCTGGTCAAAGCTTTGCCGAAGACGTCATAGTCGTTTGGGCAACCCAACAGACCCTGGTTGCGAAACTCGACGAAAGTGATTCCGCATTCGGGGCATCTGAGACGGGCCATCTCCTGGATGCTGGCTTGGGACATCAGAAACGAATTGAGAACGTCGTTGATCGAGACGTTCTGCTTCACCACGACGCCTTCAGCGTTGGCACAGTCTTCACAGAGGTGCCGTTCTCGCTTCTCGCCCTGGACCAGATCCGTCAGGTGAACGGTTGCCGTCTGTTTCTTGCACCGCTGGCACAACATACCCAGTACCTGTCTTGCAATACCCGGGAGGACGCTTCAATGTTAGGCGTCTTCATATATATCGTCAAGGCAAAGCGGACCCTTCAGGCCCTTCTCCCCGTCCTGTCAAGGACTTGCGACACGGATCGCCGGCGGGTGGCGGCCTTGCGGGTGGTCCGGCGGCTGCCGGGCACAAGCATGCGGGCATCGTGCCTTGGCCTGCGTCCGGCCCGGTCATATTCTACGGCAACCGGCAACCTGAGCCGTCTGAATGACGTCGTCCACACCGTTGACCGCTGACTACCTCAAGGGATACTATGACGCGATGCTGAAAATCCTGCCGACTTTCACGGACTTCGAGCGTTTGGCCGCCGGCGGCAACACCATCCCGGTGTATTGTCAGTTGCTGGCGGACAATCTGACCCCTGTCACGGCTTTCTCCGCTATCGCTGAGGAGAGCCCACATGCGTTTCTGCTGGAAAGCGTGGTCGGCGGAGAGAACATCGCCCGCTACTCGTTCCTGGCGGCTGATCCGCAGGCGACCTTCGAGGCCAAGAACAGCCGAATCACGCTGGACGGTCCCGGCGGCCAGTCTGTCGAGGAATCCCTTGATCCGTTGGCACGGCTGGCCCGTACCCTGGAAGGCTACAAGGCGGTCCATTTGCCGGAGTTGCCTCGTTTCGCCGGCGGGGCCGTGGGTTATGCGGGATACGACATCGTGCGCTACTACGAGCCGCTGCCGAACCCGCCCAAAGACGACCGGGGCCTGCCGGACATGCTTTTTGGCTTGTATGACAGCATGGTGGTTTTCGATCATGTGGTAAAGACCATCCTGGTGATCAGCCACGCCCACGTCGAGATCGACGGGGTTCGAGCCGGTTACGAGAAGGCCTGCGAGCGCGTCGCCGCGACAGTCAAACGGCTGACCCGGCCCCGGCAGACCCGAACCGGCCACATTGACCGTCTGGGCGACCCGACAATTCCGTTTACGAGCAACTTCGAGGCGCACGGCTTTCAGGAGGCCGTCGAGGCGTGCAAGGAATACATCCGGGCAGGGGACATTTTCCAGGTAGTTCTGTCGCAGCGACTTCGCGTGAAGACCAAGGCTGACCCGTTCGACATCTACCGGGCCCTGCGGGTAGTCAATCCCTCTCCCTTTATGTTCTTTCTGAAGAGCCCCCGGGTCATGCTGGTTGGTTCATCGCCGGAGATCATGTGCCGGGTTGAGGATGGTGTCATCACGAATCGTCCGTTGGCGGGGACCCGGCGTCGCGGTCGAACCGAAGAGGAAGACAAGGTCCTGGAAGCCGAACTCAAGGCAGACCCCAAGGAACGGGCGGAGCACATCATGCTGGTCGACCTCGGTCGAAACGACGTGGGGCGGGTTGCCGAATTGGGTAGCGTGGAACTCCGCGACGTCATGTCGATCGAGCGGTACAGCCACGTCATGCACATCAGCAGCACGGTTACCGGCCGACTGAGGCGGGGCTTGACTGCTTTTGACGCCATGCGGGCGACGTTGCCCGTGGGCACGGTCAGCGGAGCCCCCAAGGTCCGGGCTATGCAGATCATCGACGAGTTTGAGCCGACGCTCCGCGGACCCTATGCCGGGGCGGTCGGTTACGTTGATTTCTCGGGTAACATGGATACCTGTATCGCGTTGCGGACCATGGTGATCACGCCCGGTGACGTGTTCGGGAAAAACACCGTCTATGTGCAAGCCGGCGCAGGAATCGTGGCCGACTCACAACCCGAGCTCGAATACAAGGAAACCATCAACAAGGCGAAAGCCCTGCTCCGGGCCGTCGAAATCGCGGAAACGGGGTTTGAATAGACCGACCAGGATACCCGGTCGCCTTGTCCGGACCGAAGGCCAACCGGGAGAAAAACCCGGACTCTGCCAGTGCTTGCTGATTGACGGGGGCTCACACAGGCAGAGTCCGAGGTTATGATTTCTGTTTCGCGACCGGACCGTCAGGCCGGGCTGATCTCAACGTACTCCTTGAGACTTTCCAGCTCTCGCAGGACATCGACCGAACCGAAGATCCTGTAAGTGGCGCCAGGCTTCGTGGAAACGATTTGAAGCCGGGGGGGACGGTCCCACCACTGACGACCGCCTCGCCGATGGGATGAGGGTTTACGGGAACGAGCGAGCCGGGCGCGCTCCGCCTTGACCTTGCGGTCCTTTTCGAAAAGTCGAACCATCGTCTTACGGCCTGCCACCGATTTCGGCAGGGCGGTGACTCTCACGTTAATCCATTGACCGGGCGTTACTTGCGACGTCATTGCCGACTCCCAATTGCACGTTCGGTTTCGGTTCGCGACCGCCGTTTGGCCGGTCGATAGCGGTTTCCGAACCCGGAAAACAACCAGTATAGCCGTTGTGGGTCTGATTGCCAAGATCGGTGCGACGGGGGCTTGGCCGACGGGTGCGTGACAGAAGCGGTGGCACTCCTCGCGGCTGACCCGGTTGTCGTGAACGCAAGCCGAAAGCAGACCATTTCAGCGGTCTTAAGGGCAGATAGGCCGGCCTGTTTATGGCCGGCTTGCGGCCAGGCAATCATTCCTCTTCTCTCCGTTTCCTCCCATCCAGCCCGTTTTAAGGGGCCTGTCCTTGTCCGGTAAGCCCGTTGAAACGGGCTGAGACCATAAGGAAGGAAGAAGAACCGCAGGCGACCACCAACCGGCCGTATGAGGGCCGGGCTTTGGCGGGAACCCCGCTGAACGGGGTCGATCGCCCAACCTGGACCGGTCGGCATACCCGTCCAGGCTGTCACGCACCCTTGGCCAACTCGGTGGTGGTTCGAACAGCCCTCTCGGAACACAGGGTGCTTCGGCGACCATCCCGAAGGTACGGTCATGTTAAAATGGGCAGAATAAGATCTTTGTCGTTGTAGGCCGATGGGCGGGTCTGACTCGGTCGCGTGGTAAAGGGACGCTGGACGGCGGATTGGGTACGACGTCAGTTGGCCGACCAGCCCAAGGCGTCCTGGTAGATTTCGACGCATCTCTTGGCTGAGTCCGCCCAAGACAGCTTCTGGACTTCGATTCGTCCATGTTGCCGCAGCGTGTTCTGCAGTGACGGGTGCCGGAGGACCGCGATGATCTTATTGGCCATCTCGTTGATGTCCCAGAAGTCGACTTTCAGCGCGTGGGTCAGGACTTCAGAGACTCCCGATTGCTTGCTGATGATCACCGGCACATCGTTGGACATGGCTTCGAGCGGGGCGATGCCGAACGGTTCGGAGACGCTGGGCATGACGTAAAGATCGGCCATGCGAAAGACGCGCTCGACGTCGGGACCGCGGAGAAAGCCGGTAAACAGGACTTTGTGGCCGATTCCCAAGCCGGCGGCCATCTCGATGATGCCGCGAACCATGTCTCCCGAGCCGGCCATGATAAAGCGGACGTTATCCATCACCTCCAGAACCTTCTTGGCGGCTCGGAGGAAATACTCAGGGCCTTTCTGCATGGTGATCCGGCCCAGGAAAAGAACGAGCTTCTCGTTGCGGTCAATGGCGGTGGGGGTGATTCCCAGCGAATTGCCGTTGAGGTCGATAGCATTGTACACGACCTCAACGCGCTCGGGGGGCACGCCGTAGCGGGAAATGATGATGTTCCGGGTGAGATAGCTGACGGCGATGACCTTGGTCGCCATGTGCATGCCTTGGCGTTCGATGTCGTAGATTCGCTGGTTGACGTGCTCGCCGCTGCGGTCGAATTCCGTCGAGTGAACGTGCACCACCAGAGGCTTACCCGTTAGGGCTGCGACCGCAATACCCGCGCGGTAGGTCATCCAGTCGTGGGCATGGACCACGTCGAACGTTTCCTGCATGGCCACTTGTGTTGCCAAGCGCGTGTATCGCTCGACCTCCGCGAACATGTCGCCTTCGTACTGCCCGCCGCTGAAAGCAGGCTGCGTCGTGGCCGTACCGGCCAGCTTTGCAGCTTCTTCGCCAAGCCGCCCGACGGTTTCTCCCTTGGGTACCTTCAGGAATCCTGAAGGCTGTCCCTGTCGGGAGGCGGCCAATGCCGCGGCCACCTGATAAGCGGACACACCGAACCCGGCATCGACCGTCCGGAAGAGGATGTTCTTAAATCCCTCGATGCGATACATGGATGAGCCGGCGCCCAGGGGGGTCAAGAGGGTAACGTGCGTCGCGAAGCTGGCCTCCACGGGTCGAGGCAGCACAAACAGGACTTCCGTTCCGATCTCGCTCATACCTTTGGTCAGCCCGTAGCAGGCGGTACCCAATCCTCCAGAGATGAATGGAGGAAACTCCCAACCAAGCATCAGGACTCTCATGGCTCAGATACTCCCATCGGAGCGACAGGATCGTAGTTTTGGACCAACCTCACGCACGGAGCTTCAAACGCCCCAAACAGAAGGGACACGGGCAAGTGCGGGCCGACATCCTGTCCCTCGATTGAGAGACGAGTCTCATTCTCGAGGAAGACGCCGCAGCGCACGCGCCATGGTCCTCACTGTCCATGCTGCTACCGCGCCTGACAGCACACCCAAATGGCCCCGGCGTCGGCAGAACCTATCACCTCTATCCCCGCCGGTCTTGAGAGTCCCCGAACCTTCGCGCCATATTAAGGTGCGCCTCGACGCTTCGGTCCGGTTTCGAGACAGCCGTGGGCAGGGAGCGCCGGATCGCGGCACCGCCCTTCTGGGCTGTTGTGCCGAGCCGCCTGGACGGTGGTGCTTGATCGGCCGCTCCGCAGTCCATCGACCGGAATAAGCATATCCCCGGTTCATCGGAGTGTCAAACGGTTGCCGCACAAAGTACGTCTGTTCTGAAGGTTGCCGATCGCGGTGAGCGTTGAAAGGACGGACATCCACGACATTCCATTCGCATCGGCGTCGCTTTGTCCGCTTCCCGGCTGTCAGGACCTCGGGCGGGGGATAGCGGTTCGGAACGGACTGCGTTTTTTTCCAAAACCGGGTCGCGAGTTGTAGAATGACCTGCTGGGTTCGTTGGACGACTGAATTCACGGCGTGGCGCTGACCGCAACAGGGGGATAGGCCCTATGGCAAGAGCAGGCTTGACCCGACGTGCGCTGCTTGGGAAATCGGCGGGGCTGGCAACTGTCGGATTAACGACACTTGATGCCCAGTCGGCCGAAAGATTGCTCGGTTCGAATGATCGCATTTCCGTTGGCATCGTCGGAGCCGGCAATCGGGGTCTGGCCTTAGCCAGGTGGATCAGCCAGCTCGCGACCGAGCAGAACGTTGAACTGACCGCCGTCTGCGACATCTGGAACCGCGCTCGTGACGCCGGGGCGGACTATATTGAGGAACTTACGGGGCGCCGGCCGCGCAAGTGCAGGTATCTGGCTGAGATTTGCGACTTGGCAGACGTGGATGCCTTGGTCGTTGCGACTGCCGACTTCCAGCATGCCCCACATACCCGTCAAGCCGTTGAAGCGGGCAAGGACGTGTACGTAGAGAAGCCGTTCGGCTGTGATTTTGAGCAGATAAAGCTCGCGCGCGATGCAGCGAAGGCCCGGGGGCGGATTGTCCAGGCGGGTACCCAGGGTCGGGCGGAGGGTCTACCCTGGGCTGCCAGGGACTTCATCCGGAGCGGTAAGCTAGGAAAGGTTTCATTTGTGGAGGTGACGAATTCGCTCTTTGAACAGAGGTGGCGGATTCCCGGCTCGGAGACCTCGCTCAGCGAAAAGGACACGGACTGGAAAGAGTTTCTCTCGTATACGCCTGAGGTTCCTTTTGATGCTCGCAAGTACCGGGAGTTTCGGCTCTTTTGGCCCTATTCGACGGGGATCTTCTGTCAGTTCATGAGTCACGCGGTGGACTTGGTCAACTTAGTGCTGGATGACGTGCCGAAGGCCGCGATCGCGACCGGGGGGGTTCTTGTGTGGAAGGACGGCCGGTCCAATCCTGACACCGCCCACTGCTTGGTGGAGTACCTTGGCGGCTGCATTTTCAGCTACCACATGCGGCTGGGCAATTCGGCGAACGGGCGCACCCTGACCTTTTACGGCACCAACGGAACCTTGGATTTGCATGCCGGAGTCGCTTATGGCGAGGGTGGCCTTGGCGAAGTGGTGATGAAGCCCGGGACGCATGGTGTGCCGGAGTTGACGGTTGTCGCCAACCGGCGACTTCCGGAGCGGAGGCAGGGGGGAGTCATGTTGAAGGCCGAGCCGGACGGCGATCACATGGTGGATTTCTTCGAATGCGTCCGTTCGCGGAAGCAGCCCCGGGCCTCGATCGACGCTGCGTTCTATCACGCCCTGGCTACAACGATGGCCGGCATGTCTCTGCGACTCAAGACGCGGATCGAATACGACATGACCACTGACACACTCCTGCCGTTGAACACGCCGTAGCTCTTTGCCGGTTGTCTTGCCCTGTTTGAATGCCGTGGCGCACCGGTATCCGCGCAGCCGCCTGGTTTGCGTGAGGTTGGACAGCATCTCTACTCCATCGTGGAGTAGGTCTCTTCGCTTTCGCGGGTGAGTTCCTGAACCGGCAAGCGGATGATGAACGCGGTTCCTTCGCCGACGCGGCTGTCGACGACGATCCGCCCGTGGTGCTCGCGGACGATCTTGCGAGCCACCGCCAGCCCGAGGCCGGTGCCGCCATGCCCCTTGGTCGATTTGAACGGCTCAAAAATCTCCTCGATCTGGTCATGTTCGATGCCGGGCCCGTTGTCCGAAATGATCAGATCCGCGATGCCGGTCTCGGTATTGAACCGCGTGCTGACGGTGACCACGCCTTCTCCTGGTGTGACGGCCTCAATGGCGTTGTTGATGATATTGAGGGCCACCTGATGCATTCCGTCGGCGTCCACCGGAATCGGGGGCAGTGACTCTTCGAGCTGGACCTTGAGGACGACCTTATGTTCCTGGGCCTTTTTCTGCACCAGCGACAAGGCGTCCTGAACGATCTTGTTGAAGTTCGTCTGGCGAAGGTTGGGTTCGCGCTGCTTGCTGAAGGCAAGCATGTTGGTGGTCAGGCCGAGGATCCGGTCGAGGTTGCGGTTGACGATCTCCCAGCCCTTGCTCACCGTTTCCAGGTCGGGCCTGGCGAGGCCGATATCAACCAAGTCAGCCCCGCTTTGGATGCCTTGCAGGATGTTCTTGATATAGTGCGACAGATAGGCGACGGTTTCGCCAGTGGCGGCGAGGCGGGCGGTTTGCATCTGCTGCTGTACCAGCCGGACGTTCTGGATGGCCAGGCCGGTCATCTGGCCGATGGCGCTCATGAGCCGAAGCTGCTCTTCGGTGTAGGTGTGGGTGGTGGCCGTGCTGTCGATGTGGATGACCCCAAGCAGAAGGTCCCGCACCATGATGGGGGCGCAGATCACCGAGTGCAGCCCGAAATCGTGGATGCTGTCCTGGCCGGCATCGGTGGCGAACCGCGAGTCGGTCATGGCATTCGTGCACAGGACGGCAGCGCGGTGTTCGAGGACGTGCTTAATGATCCGGTGCGACGTGGTGATCTTCTGTTTGCGGGCCCGCACGCCGCGGCGATACCGCACCACGTGCGGCACCAGCTCCTCTCCCTTCTTGTCGTAAAGGAGAATGAAGCCGCGGTCGATCGGAAGCTCCTCACCGATCACGTCCATCACGCGTTCCAGCAGTTGATCAGGGTCGATGATGACGCCGATGGCGCTGGTCAGCTCCGACATCACGCGCCAGGCACGGGCGGCGTCAGC comes from Phycisphaerae bacterium and encodes:
- a CDS encoding protein arginine kinase, producing MTIEDLLHSPGEWLKTGGNLGDVVVSSRIRLARNLSGFRFLTKASAAERRDIVRTLCEAIDSADFGVETFYIDVEKADPIDRQFLVERQLISRQHGEGEGSRGVAVGASEQISLMINEEDHLRMQVLRHGLDLDAAWNQIAGIDVALEGLVKFAFHEDYGYLTACPTNVGTGLRVSVMLHLPALKITNEIEKVLRAAKDMRLAVRGLYGEGTEALGDFFQVSNQVTLGRSEEEILTDFKNNVIPSIVRYEQETRKALKKDRLTALDDKIWRAFGILSNARAISSEEALFLLSHLRLGAVMERIKHIDLSVINDLFLFTQSAHLQKRCGKRLDGEQRSILRADYIRERLAKAQPSTN
- a CDS encoding UvrB/UvrC motif-containing protein, which translates into the protein MLCQRCKKQTATVHLTDLVQGEKRERHLCEDCANAEGVVVKQNVSINDVLNSFLMSQASIQEMARLRCPECGITFVEFRNQGLLGCPNDYDVFGKALTSIIERAQDGQTRHTGKTPGQVVRIDPVQQERFRLQRELREAVEREDYEQAAKIRDRLGELQSQ
- the trpE gene encoding anthranilate synthase component I; translated protein: MLKILPTFTDFERLAAGGNTIPVYCQLLADNLTPVTAFSAIAEESPHAFLLESVVGGENIARYSFLAADPQATFEAKNSRITLDGPGGQSVEESLDPLARLARTLEGYKAVHLPELPRFAGGAVGYAGYDIVRYYEPLPNPPKDDRGLPDMLFGLYDSMVVFDHVVKTILVISHAHVEIDGVRAGYEKACERVAATVKRLTRPRQTRTGHIDRLGDPTIPFTSNFEAHGFQEAVEACKEYIRAGDIFQVVLSQRLRVKTKADPFDIYRALRVVNPSPFMFFLKSPRVMLVGSSPEIMCRVEDGVITNRPLAGTRRRGRTEEEDKVLEAELKADPKERAEHIMLVDLGRNDVGRVAELGSVELRDVMSIERYSHVMHISSTVTGRLRRGLTAFDAMRATLPVGTVSGAPKVRAMQIIDEFEPTLRGPYAGAVGYVDFSGNMDTCIALRTMVITPGDVFGKNTVYVQAGAGIVADSQPELEYKETINKAKALLRAVEIAETGFE
- a CDS encoding glycosyltransferase, with protein sequence MRVLMLGWEFPPFISGGLGTACYGLTKGMSEIGTEVLFVLPRPVEASFATHVTLLTPLGAGSSMYRIEGFKNILFRTVDAGFGVSAYQVAAALAASRQGQPSGFLKVPKGETVGRLGEEAAKLAGTATTQPAFSGGQYEGDMFAEVERYTRLATQVAMQETFDVVHAHDWMTYRAGIAVAALTGKPLVVHVHSTEFDRSGEHVNQRIYDIERQGMHMATKVIAVSYLTRNIIISRYGVPPERVEVVYNAIDLNGNSLGITPTAIDRNEKLVLFLGRITMQKGPEYFLRAAKKVLEVMDNVRFIMAGSGDMVRGIIEMAAGLGIGHKVLFTGFLRGPDVERVFRMADLYVMPSVSEPFGIAPLEAMSNDVPVIISKQSGVSEVLTHALKVDFWDINEMANKIIAVLRHPSLQNTLRQHGRIEVQKLSWADSAKRCVEIYQDALGWSAN
- a CDS encoding Gfo/Idh/MocA family oxidoreductase; translated protein: MARAGLTRRALLGKSAGLATVGLTTLDAQSAERLLGSNDRISVGIVGAGNRGLALARWISQLATEQNVELTAVCDIWNRARDAGADYIEELTGRRPRKCRYLAEICDLADVDALVVATADFQHAPHTRQAVEAGKDVYVEKPFGCDFEQIKLARDAAKARGRIVQAGTQGRAEGLPWAARDFIRSGKLGKVSFVEVTNSLFEQRWRIPGSETSLSEKDTDWKEFLSYTPEVPFDARKYREFRLFWPYSTGIFCQFMSHAVDLVNLVLDDVPKAAIATGGVLVWKDGRSNPDTAHCLVEYLGGCIFSYHMRLGNSANGRTLTFYGTNGTLDLHAGVAYGEGGLGEVVMKPGTHGVPELTVVANRRLPERRQGGVMLKAEPDGDHMVDFFECVRSRKQPRASIDAAFYHALATTMAGMSLRLKTRIEYDMTTDTLLPLNTP
- a CDS encoding ATP-binding protein yields the protein MATFLVLQGPDKGRTFRVMSESAVIGRKGDQIPLSDRTVSRRHAEVRPEDGSWVLVDLQSANGTYVNGVRVRDPVRLKHGDQIKLGSTLIIYSGDQSMEKLSGSSIPSDMIDLNTSDLNMDSAILASVGADDSIIIAGPELADAARAWRVMSELTSAIGVIIDPDQLLERVMDVIGEELPIDRGFILLYDKKGEELVPHVVRYRRGVRARKQKITTSHRIIKHVLEHRAAVLCTNAMTDSRFATDAGQDSIHDFGLHSVICAPIMVRDLLLGVIHIDSTATTHTYTEEQLRLMSAIGQMTGLAIQNVRLVQQQMQTARLAATGETVAYLSHYIKNILQGIQSGADLVDIGLARPDLETVSKGWEIVNRNLDRILGLTTNMLAFSKQREPNLRQTNFNKIVQDALSLVQKKAQEHKVVLKVQLEESLPPIPVDADGMHQVALNIINNAIEAVTPGEGVVTVSTRFNTETGIADLIISDNGPGIEHDQIEEIFEPFKSTKGHGGTGLGLAVARKIVREHHGRIVVDSRVGEGTAFIIRLPVQELTRESEETYSTME